One stretch of Pigmentiphaga aceris DNA includes these proteins:
- a CDS encoding Vat family streptogramin A O-acetyltransferase has product MNGPNPSNPHPMEGFPQVCFIKNTVRNPNIVVGDYTYYDDPEDAENFERNVLYHFPFIGDRLVIGKFCAIARGAKFIMNGANHKMSGISTYPFQIFGNGWEKVMPAPGDLPYKGDTVIGNDVWIGFDALVMPGVSIGNGAIVSARSVVVSDVPAYTIVGGNPAKPLRQRFSDAVIAELEAIAWWDWPVEKITRHMPLIVAGDVAALALAAGRDHA; this is encoded by the coding sequence TTGAACGGACCCAATCCATCCAATCCGCATCCCATGGAAGGTTTTCCGCAGGTGTGTTTCATCAAGAACACCGTGCGCAACCCCAACATCGTGGTGGGCGACTACACCTACTATGACGACCCCGAAGACGCCGAGAATTTCGAACGCAATGTGCTGTATCACTTCCCGTTCATTGGCGACCGGCTGGTGATCGGGAAGTTCTGCGCCATTGCGCGCGGTGCCAAGTTCATCATGAACGGGGCCAACCACAAGATGTCTGGCATCTCTACTTACCCCTTCCAGATCTTCGGCAATGGCTGGGAGAAGGTCATGCCGGCACCGGGCGATTTGCCCTACAAGGGCGATACGGTCATCGGCAACGATGTGTGGATCGGTTTTGATGCGCTGGTCATGCCCGGCGTGTCGATCGGCAATGGCGCGATCGTCTCGGCGCGTTCTGTGGTGGTCAGTGACGTGCCTGCCTATACCATCGTCGGCGGTAATCCTGCCAAGCCATTGAGGCAGCGTTTTTCCGATGCGGTCATCGCGGAACTGGAAGCCATTGCCTGGTGGGACTGGCCGGTCGAGAAGATCACGCGCCACATGCCGCTCATTGTGGCGGGTGATGTGGCGGCCCTGGCCCTGGCGGCTGGCCGCGACCACGCATGA
- a CDS encoding pyridoxamine 5'-phosphate oxidase family protein: protein MSTMTLADLSEKMRDIDFTMLFTRTENGQLAGRPMSNNGDVEYKGDSYYFTFDASRTVSDIERDATVGLSFQGSKGLLGGSPLFISVEGQAELIRDKAAFAEHWTKDLDYWFEDGIDTPGVVLIKVHATRIHYWDGKHEGEVPLAA, encoded by the coding sequence ATGAGCACCATGACGCTGGCAGACCTGTCGGAAAAAATGCGCGACATCGACTTCACGATGCTGTTTACCCGGACCGAGAACGGGCAACTGGCCGGCCGACCCATGAGCAACAACGGAGACGTGGAGTACAAGGGCGACTCCTACTACTTCACGTTCGACGCATCCCGCACGGTCAGCGACATCGAGCGGGACGCCACGGTAGGCCTGTCTTTCCAGGGCAGCAAAGGTTTGCTGGGCGGTTCGCCCCTGTTCATTTCGGTTGAAGGGCAGGCGGAGTTGATCCGCGACAAGGCCGCGTTTGCCGAGCACTGGACCAAAGATCTGGATTACTGGTTCGAAGACGGCATTGACACCCCGGGCGTGGTGTTGATCAAGGTGCACGCGACGCGCATCCATTATTGGGATGGGAAGCATGAAGGGGAAGTGCCGCTGGCGGCGTGA
- a CDS encoding LysR family transcriptional regulator, which produces MHLPLNALRAFEASARHLSFTRAASELNVTQTAISQHVKNLEDKLGAPLFRRLPRGLALTDEGIALLPVLAESFARIGHVLAQFGDGRVREVLTVGVVGTFAIGWLLPRLRDFQQAHPFVDFRLFTNNNRVDIAGEGLDYAIRFGDGAWHGTDAERLLAAPLSPVCSPGIAPLLRTPADLAGQTLLRSYRSDEWADWFAAAGIACPLIRGAVFDSSLTMAEAVAQGAGIALLPTRMFTRELQQGRLIRPFGLEITDGDYWLTRLKSKLPTTAMNAFRTWLLASVQA; this is translated from the coding sequence ATGCACCTGCCCCTGAACGCCTTGCGAGCTTTCGAAGCATCTGCCCGCCACCTGAGCTTCACCCGTGCCGCCAGCGAACTCAACGTCACGCAGACGGCGATCAGCCAACACGTCAAGAATCTGGAAGACAAGCTGGGCGCACCGCTGTTCCGCCGCCTTCCCAGGGGGCTGGCGCTGACAGACGAAGGCATTGCCTTGCTTCCCGTGCTGGCAGAGTCTTTCGCCCGCATTGGCCATGTGCTGGCGCAATTCGGCGACGGGCGGGTCAGAGAGGTGTTGACGGTAGGGGTAGTGGGTACATTTGCCATTGGCTGGCTGCTGCCCCGCCTGCGCGATTTTCAGCAGGCGCACCCCTTTGTCGATTTCAGATTATTTACGAATAACAACCGGGTAGATATTGCTGGCGAGGGGCTGGATTATGCGATTCGGTTTGGTGACGGTGCCTGGCATGGGACAGATGCGGAACGCTTGTTGGCCGCCCCCTTGTCGCCGGTGTGTTCGCCGGGCATTGCGCCCCTGCTGAGAACCCCTGCCGATCTGGCTGGTCAAACCTTGCTGCGTTCATACCGCTCGGACGAATGGGCAGATTGGTTTGCCGCAGCAGGAATTGCCTGTCCGTTGATTCGCGGTGCAGTATTCGACTCTTCGCTGACCATGGCAGAAGCAGTGGCACAAGGAGCAGGTATTGCATTGCTTCCAACCAGAATGTTTACCCGTGAACTACAGCAGGGAAGATTGATTCGGCCCTTTGGTCTGGAAATTACGGATGGTGATTATTGGCTGACTCGATTAAAGTCCAAATTGCCAACCACCGCCATGAATGCGTTTCGGACCTGGCTGCTGGCTTCCGTGCAGGCCTGA
- the bla gene encoding class A beta-lactamase, translated as MNKRRQFVFAACLTTMGLASAQAQNMLGRAAKASPVQAERFRTEIARIEAASGGRLGVAILDTHDGVFYGHREDERFPMCSTFKFLLAAHVLARVDRKEERLDRRVAVRTVDLVAYSPATQPHADGEPMSIAALCDASVTLSDNTAANLLLASAGGPAGLTAYLRQLGDAHTRLDRNEPSLNTARPGDPRDTTTPAAMLGSMRKLVLGDALSPASRTQLTRWLVDNKTGDARLRAGIPKGWKVGDKTGSGAYGTNNDIGVIWPSGRDPVLVTAYLTGTVEPVATRERALAEVGKLVTSLVSAKLA; from the coding sequence ATGAATAAACGGCGTCAATTCGTTTTTGCAGCCTGTCTGACCACCATGGGTCTTGCCAGCGCACAGGCTCAGAATATGTTGGGACGTGCCGCCAAGGCATCACCCGTGCAAGCCGAACGATTCCGTACCGAGATTGCTCGGATCGAGGCTGCCAGCGGTGGACGTCTGGGGGTTGCCATACTCGACACGCACGATGGTGTCTTCTACGGTCATCGGGAAGACGAACGCTTTCCGATGTGCAGCACCTTCAAGTTCTTGCTGGCAGCGCACGTGCTGGCGCGTGTAGACCGCAAGGAAGAGCGCCTGGACCGGCGGGTGGCGGTGCGAACTGTCGATTTGGTGGCCTATTCACCCGCTACGCAGCCGCATGCCGACGGCGAGCCGATGTCGATTGCGGCCTTGTGTGATGCCTCGGTCACGCTCAGCGACAACACCGCTGCCAACCTGTTGCTTGCGAGCGCAGGCGGCCCGGCCGGCTTGACTGCCTACCTGCGTCAACTGGGCGACGCCCATACTCGCCTGGATCGCAACGAGCCTAGCTTGAACACCGCGCGCCCCGGGGACCCGCGCGACACCACCACGCCTGCGGCCATGCTGGGGTCGATGCGCAAGCTGGTGTTGGGGGACGCGTTGTCACCCGCTTCACGTACACAACTGACCCGTTGGCTGGTCGACAACAAGACTGGCGACGCCAGGCTGCGCGCGGGTATTCCAAAGGGATGGAAGGTGGGCGACAAGACCGGGTCGGGCGCGTATGGCACCAACAACGACATTGGCGTGATCTGGCCCTCGGGCCGCGATCCGGTGCTGGTGACGGCTTATCTGACCGGAACGGTGGAACCTGTGGCGACACGCGAACGTGCGCTGGCCGAGGTGGGCAAACTGGTGACGTCGCTGGTCTCAGCCAAGCTTGCCTGA
- a CDS encoding Bug family tripartite tricarboxylate transporter substrate binding protein has product MVAPAIAQDPWPSKPIRLVVPFPPGSSPDVIARLIAEPLREALGQPVVVDNRPGAGGNIGTAAVAKAEPDGYTVLFTINGPLVTAPALYRKLGYAPLKDLAPVTLVATSPNVLVVNPAMNVTTTGAFIDQVKQSAGKLNYGSVGAGSSAHLAMELLKNRENLDIQHVPYPGFPQVITAMLGGFVQAGFMVPAIAMPQVKTGQVKALAVTSLQRSPSLPDIPTMAEQGLPGFEVISWQAVLVPSSTPQPIVDRLNTEIVKAIGSKTVQDRLASQYFTPVGSTPAELSARIVSETKTLGAVIERLKLTLD; this is encoded by the coding sequence ATGGTGGCACCCGCCATCGCGCAAGATCCCTGGCCCAGCAAACCGATCCGTCTGGTCGTTCCCTTCCCGCCCGGGTCTTCACCTGACGTGATTGCACGGTTGATCGCAGAACCGCTGCGCGAGGCGCTTGGCCAACCCGTGGTGGTGGACAACCGCCCGGGAGCCGGCGGCAACATCGGCACGGCGGCTGTCGCCAAGGCGGAACCGGACGGCTACACCGTGCTGTTCACGATCAATGGCCCGCTGGTGACGGCACCGGCGCTGTATCGCAAGCTTGGCTACGCGCCCTTGAAAGACCTGGCGCCTGTCACCCTGGTGGCCACCAGCCCGAACGTGTTGGTGGTGAACCCGGCCATGAACGTGACCACTACCGGCGCGTTCATCGATCAGGTCAAGCAGTCGGCGGGCAAGCTCAACTATGGCTCAGTCGGCGCAGGCAGCTCGGCTCACTTGGCCATGGAGTTGTTGAAGAACCGCGAGAATCTGGACATCCAGCATGTGCCCTACCCCGGATTCCCGCAGGTGATCACCGCCATGCTTGGCGGCTTCGTGCAAGCGGGCTTCATGGTGCCGGCGATTGCCATGCCCCAGGTGAAGACGGGTCAGGTCAAGGCGCTTGCCGTGACCAGCCTGCAGCGCAGCCCGTCCTTGCCCGATATTCCGACCATGGCCGAACAAGGTCTGCCGGGATTCGAGGTGATTTCCTGGCAGGCCGTGCTGGTGCCCAGCAGCACGCCACAACCTATCGTTGACAGGCTGAACACCGAAATCGTGAAGGCAATCGGCAGCAAGACCGTCCAAGATCGTCTGGCCTCGCAATACTTCACGCCGGTGGGTTCAACGCCCGCAGAACTGAGCGCACGCATTGTCAGTGAGACCAAGACGCTGGGGGCGGTGATCGAGCGGCTGAAGCTCACGCTGGATTAA
- a CDS encoding TSUP family transporter, which yields MHITANTDSPIVLAKLSVEILVSIHAYLLFFAIVALASFCQNLTGFAFGLILVGLVGALSLMPISEAANAATIMSIANGAVYIRTHPFKPDWTLLKPMLISSVIGVLIGVGTLSLLSNHAIAGLSLTLGAAIVACAMLLFAQKKPRATMSGQRALYTAGLLSGLLGGLFATPGPPMVYHLYRQPLAPIVIRQCLVVMFISAVIIRLGLVVYAGTFALSSLYLGLMAVPLVAVVTWLHAKYPPKLPAYLVRWLVCALMLAAGGSLIFSAIAHL from the coding sequence ATGCATATAACCGCCAACACTGACAGCCCGATCGTGTTGGCCAAGCTTTCCGTAGAAATCCTCGTGTCCATCCACGCTTATCTGCTGTTTTTTGCCATCGTGGCGCTGGCCTCCTTCTGCCAGAACCTCACTGGGTTTGCCTTCGGCCTGATTCTGGTCGGCCTGGTGGGTGCACTGTCGCTGATGCCCATCAGCGAAGCCGCCAACGCCGCCACCATCATGTCGATTGCCAACGGCGCGGTGTACATCCGCACTCACCCTTTCAAACCCGACTGGACGCTGCTCAAGCCCATGTTGATCAGCAGCGTGATCGGCGTGTTGATAGGCGTAGGCACCTTGTCCTTGCTCAGCAATCACGCCATCGCCGGCCTGAGCCTGACCTTGGGTGCTGCCATCGTGGCCTGTGCCATGTTGCTGTTCGCGCAGAAGAAACCGCGCGCCACCATGTCCGGTCAGCGCGCGCTCTACACCGCAGGCTTGCTGTCCGGTCTGCTGGGCGGCTTGTTTGCCACGCCCGGCCCACCGATGGTCTATCACCTGTACCGACAGCCGCTGGCCCCTATCGTGATTCGCCAGTGTCTGGTGGTGATGTTCATTTCGGCCGTGATCATCCGGCTGGGCCTGGTGGTTTACGCAGGCACCTTTGCCCTGTCGTCGCTGTACCTGGGCTTGATGGCCGTGCCGCTGGTGGCAGTTGTCACCTGGCTGCATGCCAAGTACCCACCCAAGCTGCCAGCCTACCTGGTGCGCTGGCTGGTCTGTGCGCTGATGCTGGCTGCGGGTGGCAGCCTGATTTTCTCGGCAATCGCGCACCTTTAA
- a CDS encoding AAA domain-containing protein — translation MQARSLAYAGYWRNSLADAELGQGSFSHSASAKFLSWSRAGSPVGQVGKQIIDTCFQGEDAATQTVDVVIRHKVYRARLEHGQARQNGQPQTITPLITPALLARDGRLYPLDRTVVARDLLDPLLQGTYALGDVAALDRFLSTAHVPGVGYVAGDVSPAGAARFSAQWQDHLAACERLFSAVCPGWPAATDAYVLADESYLLKQESVSGASRHIVGLYDHLQQRGASTPLFDRYASETIDPPETCLPAHASFTSRLGHASDVYPLAVAQRDALGHALEGKHGDILAVNGPPGTGKTTLLLSVVASLWAKAALAGGEPPVIIASSTNNQAVTNIIDAFGKDFSDGSGHFAGRWLPNIASFGAYFPSQSKEAVHSKKYQTQSFFAGIETPDYVASATEHFLAHGAKVFPSLGLPGLSASMSVSVSDIVDALQQCLREEVDKLATIEKAWANLSDAKAQFAADSKQHKPQPEAGNWQREWVTLAQRYDVFRAQESLFYAIFSWIPSVAAKRLRLARVFLQSNWPAAVPQQDWRDLDQIERAIAAGVAESRRAAESEAARAAQGQAVRQRLELRQREWANALAPLGLDAEAQTLSLAAVDERADQLVRFHIFRLTTHYWEGRWLQDMHAALPTLAADAKKTGRVSLEKRWRRRMKLTPCVVSTFYMLPSMMKVSRFDAGGYVDDYLYDFADLLIVDEAGQVLPEVAGASFALAKQALVIGDTLQIEPIWSIPAHVDAGNLARAGLLPRGSDEATYERLIASGKTSAAGSVMRIAQCASRWHYDRALPRGLFLYEHRRCVDEIIAYCNALCYQGKLIPRRGDKSTILANPNAAIDEMAAMTYLHVDGICQRSSGGSRENLHEAAAIAGWLVANKATLEATYRLKLHEIVGVVTPFSAQVRAIAKACQAVDIEVGSEPGKMTVGTVHSLQGAERPVVIFSGVYSKHADGDFIDAGKSLLNVAVSRAKNTFMVFGDMDVFQLAPPSSPRGQLARLLFGHDANALQFHSRPRPDLSRDETGVMQLVDAEMHDAFLASLLANAMSEVHIVSPWIRLECVQETGALAAMQAAVQRGVAVHVYTDGDSNTSSRDESEKADKREALNEAIAAVRAVGVQVSVVLKVHNKIVIGDKNVYCVGSFNWFSARREWKMKRHEISLVYRGAALGGEIETAKRFLQEKAHPEWA, via the coding sequence ATGCAAGCAAGGTCACTCGCATATGCTGGTTATTGGCGCAATTCGCTGGCTGATGCCGAGTTGGGACAAGGAAGCTTTTCGCACAGCGCAAGCGCCAAGTTTCTTTCATGGTCCCGTGCTGGATCGCCGGTAGGGCAGGTCGGCAAGCAGATCATCGACACCTGTTTTCAGGGTGAAGACGCAGCTACCCAGACGGTGGACGTGGTCATCCGCCACAAGGTCTATCGTGCCCGGCTGGAACATGGCCAAGCGCGCCAGAACGGCCAGCCCCAGACCATCACGCCGCTGATCACGCCTGCCTTGCTTGCCCGTGACGGCAGGCTGTACCCGCTTGACCGTACCGTCGTCGCGCGGGATCTGCTCGACCCGCTGCTGCAAGGTACCTACGCGCTGGGCGACGTGGCTGCGCTAGATCGGTTTTTGAGCACCGCACACGTGCCCGGGGTCGGCTATGTGGCCGGCGACGTATCGCCGGCCGGTGCGGCGCGTTTCAGCGCGCAGTGGCAAGACCACCTTGCAGCCTGCGAGCGTCTGTTCTCGGCGGTGTGCCCAGGTTGGCCCGCTGCGACAGACGCCTATGTGCTGGCCGATGAGAGCTACCTGCTGAAACAGGAATCCGTTTCCGGCGCCAGCCGGCACATCGTGGGTCTTTACGACCATTTGCAGCAGCGCGGGGCATCAACGCCCTTGTTCGACCGCTACGCAAGCGAGACGATCGACCCGCCGGAAACCTGCTTGCCTGCACACGCGTCTTTCACGTCCCGCCTGGGTCATGCCAGCGACGTCTACCCCCTGGCGGTCGCCCAGCGCGACGCCTTGGGCCATGCGTTGGAGGGCAAACACGGCGACATACTGGCGGTCAACGGGCCGCCCGGTACCGGCAAGACCACCTTGCTGCTGTCGGTGGTGGCCTCATTGTGGGCAAAGGCCGCGCTTGCGGGTGGCGAGCCACCGGTGATCATCGCGTCATCGACCAACAACCAGGCCGTGACCAACATCATCGATGCCTTCGGCAAGGATTTCAGCGATGGCAGCGGCCACTTTGCCGGCCGTTGGCTGCCGAACATCGCCAGCTTCGGCGCGTACTTCCCGTCGCAGAGCAAGGAAGCGGTTCACAGCAAGAAGTACCAGACCCAGAGCTTCTTTGCAGGTATTGAGACGCCCGACTACGTGGCGTCGGCGACCGAACATTTTCTTGCGCACGGTGCCAAGGTATTCCCGTCGCTGGGGTTGCCGGGTTTGTCAGCCAGCATGTCGGTCAGTGTGTCTGACATTGTCGATGCCTTGCAGCAGTGCCTGCGCGAAGAGGTCGACAAGCTCGCCACCATCGAGAAAGCCTGGGCCAATCTGTCAGACGCCAAAGCGCAGTTTGCGGCCGACAGCAAACAGCACAAGCCGCAGCCGGAAGCAGGCAACTGGCAGCGTGAATGGGTGACGCTTGCCCAGCGCTACGACGTGTTCCGTGCGCAGGAATCGCTTTTTTACGCGATCTTTTCCTGGATACCGTCGGTGGCCGCCAAGCGGCTTCGCTTGGCGCGGGTGTTTCTGCAAAGCAACTGGCCGGCAGCAGTGCCCCAGCAAGACTGGCGTGATCTCGACCAGATCGAGCGCGCCATCGCGGCCGGGGTTGCTGAATCGCGCCGAGCAGCGGAAAGCGAAGCGGCCAGGGCGGCACAAGGCCAGGCCGTGCGCCAGCGACTGGAATTGCGTCAGCGCGAATGGGCCAATGCGCTGGCCCCGCTGGGGCTGGATGCCGAGGCGCAGACGCTAAGCCTGGCTGCGGTCGACGAGCGCGCAGACCAACTGGTGCGGTTCCACATCTTCCGTCTGACCACGCATTACTGGGAAGGACGCTGGTTGCAGGACATGCATGCAGCGCTGCCCACGCTTGCCGCAGACGCCAAGAAAACGGGCAGGGTGTCATTGGAAAAACGCTGGCGTCGGCGCATGAAACTGACGCCGTGCGTGGTGTCCACGTTTTACATGCTGCCGTCGATGATGAAGGTCAGCCGGTTCGATGCCGGTGGCTATGTCGATGACTACCTGTACGACTTCGCCGACCTGCTGATCGTGGACGAAGCCGGGCAAGTCTTGCCCGAAGTGGCCGGGGCTTCGTTTGCCTTGGCAAAACAGGCGCTGGTGATCGGCGACACGCTTCAGATCGAACCGATCTGGTCGATTCCTGCCCACGTGGACGCCGGAAATCTGGCGCGCGCCGGCCTGCTTCCCCGAGGCAGTGACGAAGCCACCTACGAACGTTTGATCGCCAGTGGCAAAACCTCGGCGGCGGGCAGCGTCATGCGCATCGCGCAATGCGCCAGCCGCTGGCACTACGACCGCGCCTTGCCCCGTGGCTTGTTCCTGTACGAGCACCGGCGTTGCGTGGACGAGATCATTGCGTACTGCAATGCCCTTTGCTACCAGGGCAAGTTGATCCCCAGGCGCGGCGACAAGTCGACCATTCTGGCGAACCCCAATGCGGCCATCGATGAGATGGCGGCCATGACCTACCTGCATGTGGATGGCATCTGCCAGCGCAGCAGTGGCGGAAGCCGGGAAAATCTGCATGAAGCGGCTGCGATTGCCGGTTGGCTTGTGGCAAACAAGGCCACCCTGGAAGCTACGTATCGCCTGAAATTGCACGAGATCGTCGGCGTGGTCACCCCGTTCAGTGCTCAGGTGCGTGCCATTGCCAAGGCATGTCAGGCGGTGGATATCGAGGTCGGGTCCGAGCCGGGGAAGATGACAGTGGGAACGGTGCATTCCCTGCAAGGCGCAGAGCGCCCAGTGGTGATCTTCTCGGGCGTCTATTCCAAGCACGCCGATGGCGACTTCATCGATGCCGGCAAAAGCCTGTTGAATGTGGCGGTATCCAGAGCAAAAAACACCTTCATGGTATTTGGCGACATGGATGTGTTCCAGCTTGCACCGCCATCCAGCCCGCGTGGCCAGCTTGCGCGGCTGCTGTTCGGTCACGATGCCAACGCGCTGCAATTCCATTCCCGTCCGCGTCCGGACTTGTCTCGCGACGAAACCGGCGTGATGCAGCTTGTCGATGCCGAGATGCACGACGCATTCTTGGCGTCTTTGCTGGCCAATGCCATGTCCGAAGTACACATCGTCAGCCCGTGGATCAGGCTGGAATGCGTGCAGGAAACCGGCGCGCTGGCCGCGATGCAAGCTGCCGTGCAGCGCGGGGTGGCCGTGCATGTCTATACCGATGGCGACTCGAACACGTCTTCACGGGACGAGTCCGAGAAGGCGGACAAGCGCGAAGCCCTGAACGAGGCGATAGCTGCGGTGCGCGCGGTGGGGGTTCAGGTCAGTGTGGTGTTGAAGGTGCACAACAAGATCGTGATCGGCGACAAGAACGTCTACTGCGTGGGCTCGTTCAACTGGTTCAGCGCGCGGCGTGAATGGAAAATGAAGCGCCACGAGATTTCGCTGGTGTATCGCGGTGCGGCGTTGGGCGGTGAGATTGAGACGGCGAAGCGATTCTTGCAGGAGAAGGCGCATCCTGAGTGGGCGTGA
- the sigJ gene encoding RNA polymerase sigma factor SigJ: MTTSTDTSSFEEHRRFLLGLAYRILGSRAEAEDAVQDVFIKWQETDRTVLDTPRAWLTTACTRHCIDQLRAGHRARVDYVGTWLPEPLETATDDSPEAAVELASSLSTAFLLLLERLGPKERAAYLLRDIFDMDYADVAKSLGVQEAACRKLVSRARDNVGSDHQHHMPPRERQDELLAAFQRVIADGNPAPLARLLSQDIALCADGGGKVVTVPRTVRGSKRVLAFVSRALHRFWGGMRWRTADINGGRGLILEAGDEVYASVSFAYDHAGKLSNIYIMRNPDKLKRLAESTRP, from the coding sequence GTGACCACATCCACCGACACAAGCAGCTTCGAGGAACACCGGCGCTTTCTGCTGGGCTTGGCCTATCGCATTCTGGGGTCACGCGCCGAGGCGGAAGACGCCGTGCAGGATGTCTTCATCAAATGGCAGGAGACCGATCGCACGGTGCTCGACACACCGCGTGCGTGGCTGACAACGGCCTGCACCCGGCATTGCATCGATCAGTTGCGTGCCGGTCACCGGGCGCGGGTGGACTACGTGGGCACGTGGTTGCCGGAACCGCTGGAAACCGCCACGGATGATTCCCCCGAGGCGGCGGTTGAGCTCGCGTCGTCCTTGTCGACAGCCTTCCTGCTGCTGCTTGAGCGGCTTGGCCCGAAAGAGCGAGCCGCCTATCTGCTGCGTGACATCTTCGACATGGACTATGCCGATGTGGCCAAGTCCCTGGGTGTGCAGGAGGCGGCCTGTCGCAAGCTGGTGTCTCGTGCTCGTGACAACGTGGGCAGCGATCACCAACACCACATGCCGCCTCGCGAACGCCAAGACGAACTATTGGCCGCATTCCAGCGTGTGATTGCCGATGGCAATCCCGCCCCCCTGGCGCGGCTGCTGTCGCAAGACATTGCCTTGTGCGCCGACGGCGGCGGCAAGGTCGTGACGGTGCCTCGTACTGTGCGTGGATCGAAGCGTGTGCTGGCGTTTGTAAGCCGTGCCCTGCACCGGTTCTGGGGGGGTATGCGCTGGCGCACAGCCGACATCAACGGCGGTCGTGGCTTGATTCTTGAAGCGGGTGATGAGGTATATGCGTCGGTCAGCTTTGCCTACGATCACGCGGGCAAGCTGAGCAACATCTACATCATGCGCAATCCAGACAAGTTGAAGCGTCTGGCCGAATCGACAAGGCCGTGA